The genomic DNA GCGCTGGACCCTCGACGATGGCAAGGTCGCGTGTGCCTTCGATGTGGCCCGGGCGACAATCGCTACACAGCTATTCGTCTCATGCCTTACTTTTATCCATACAGATTCCTGAAGCCGAAACCAATGTTACATCTACTGATGTACTGGGATGCGCATTCATCGATACACTCACTGGTCGTAGGACACAGACCCATGCTGCGACATCAGTCATTTCTATGCGTGGTGCACCCTTTGGTCAAAATCTACTGAATTGGTAAGCGAGCGTTCAACTCGCGCATCCACAGTGACAAAGAAGTTGTACACTAAACGATGTGATTCTCTTCTGTCAAGGTGAGGAGGCCGAAGATACACATGTTCTTTGTGGAGGGCTCGACTGGGAACCGTCGTTCGCAGCATTCCAGTGTGCCGGCCCCTCGCCGTGAGAAAGTATAGAGTATTGGGCATTCGGGCATACCAGGCGCTTCACTTAGAAAGAAAGGCTTTTTCTAGCAGGTgacacatgcatgtacatcGCTTGGACTGtagcgaaacagagaggtaGAGACATTCACCGTTGTGTAGGCAGGTGGAGACACTGAACGCACTCCTCGAGCTCCAAAAGAGTGGGTGTCTGCGTATGATTCGTTCGCCGCTTCTATACTAGAGGTGTGCCTCGTGCAGTGTGCTTCTGCCCGcccccgctttttcttcaAAGAGATCACGTATCTCTCCAGATGGAGCGTCGCGAAGACAAATCTGCACACCACAAGCCGTTACAAAGAGCTCTAAAAAAGGCATGTCTGTCTCAGAGGTCCAGCGACGGTGTCGAGGCTTTCCggagaagcgcatgcaccgagCAGCCTGCTGTTGttttcctgcgtctttcgCGTTTGTGGACGACGGGACGTCTCGTGCTGCTGTTCACGGGCTTTTCGTCCTTGTTGTCGCTGAGAAATCTGCTTGTTAGAACGTTCctcgcgaaaaaggagagtgGGGGAGGGCGGCCAGAACGCCATTTGTTTCGCTGGCTCCATCGACAAACTTTCCCAAGGGCCGATCCGAGGTCGGTTCCACACGCGCCAGCAGCAAAGATTTCACgaagccttctctccttcccttctttcgaCTTACGCTTCCCCTGTTTGAGGCGGTCTTCCATAGACAAATGGGCGTTAGACAGGCGCGGGAaatcttttctctcccgtcccctTCGCCCCGGTCACTCGAGAACCGAAGGGGGGtatctcgcgtttccccggggaaaagaaaacggctATGTTTCTGCCGTTGGCGAGCGATGGAAAGGAGTCGAGAATCCAACTTTTTTTCGTTAGCTTCCTCGTCCACTTGAACCTTTTCCgcaccgtctctctcccgagaGGCGCCCTGTCATAATTTCAACTTCGGATAGGAACgagcgcctttcctctctgcgctgtccgctctctttcttgtcgTCTTCCCAACAGAGAACGGCGCGCATGCCGTAGCACCTCTCCCGCCAATGCTTGCATTCTTTGCTCTTTTCCCCCGGATCAGAACAGATGAGAGAGGCATGCGGAAACCGGCAGTCGGATTCCCTGCCGatctcccctctcgcgtcgttCCCCTCTGCCGAGCAGTTCCAACCCTAGCTGCATGACAGCGCGGTAGGCCTCGCCGACTTGTGCGTTGAGACCGCCTTTCacggtctcttctttccaaaTCCCCCCGTCAGTCAGTCATCCGCTGTGAGAATCCCCGGTCCCCCCACGCGTTTGCGTCGACTTTGAAACCCAAAGTGGAAAAACAGTGAAACGTGGAAGAGCGGGTGGCCTCTCGGTGTCTTGTGAGAGAACCCGCTTGCTGTCGAAACGATCGGTTTTCGACGAACTCGCTGTGTTGAGTTTTCCACCTGATTCCAGCGGAGCTTCGAGAGTGCTTGAGTCTTCGCTGAGGTgtctgcggagacacccaaAACGCTTCTGTGTCCGCATTTTCTTGTGTATGTTCCTTTTGCCGCGTTGCTTCCGTCCCACGGACTTCCGAACCTCAAACCTGTATCTACCTTCTGTGTGTGCGCTCACCTTGCGCGTGTTTGGAGttccctttccgtctcgcggTCCGCGCTCCGACGgctcgctcgcttctctccgtgattttcgccctctctctggaaCCATGTCGGCGCGATGTGTCGATTGGAAGAGGTACATGTACGACGGCGGGAAGAATGCCGCACCTGTGCAGCAAGTGAACGGCCTCCCGCGCATTCCTCGCGCTCGAAAACTCGCTGACGAACTGCTGGGGCtgagcgaggcagagcccGATgtgcgaggcggcgaagccggcgtcggcgagaagacgcaaagcCGCCCAAGCTCGCCTCGATTCGCCAAGCCGGAGCGGCGGAGCAGCCGCGGGAGCGACGACCGGAGACCTGGCAATCACGCAGATCGCcccagcggagacagcgcgtcgCGGGCACTCTCTCCACGATCCCCAGGAGGCTcgggcgtctcgccgcctcgacaGCACGCCGGACGCTTCGACAAGAcacgcgaacgcgaggacacggagagacaaaaaagggagcgagagagagggtgggaaagggacagcgagagaaagagggagcgagagagagggcctTCTTATGGAGAGCGGAGTGctggctctttctcttcggtGATTTCCTCCGCACGCTCCGGGTCTGCGTCGTCCGGCTTTTTTgcaggaaggaaagcagagGCCGGAGACCGGCGAGAGCATTGGGGACACCGAGCAGAAGGCAGCCCGCGAGCACCCTCTTCGGGTCCCAACTCGCCGACGACTGGGGATGCGCCAGGACGAGTtgtcgcgccttccgcgAAAGGTTCGACCGGAAAGGACGTGTCCGAGtcaaaaagtggagagaccCACGGGGATCGAGCTCGCGAGTCTTTGGACATCTTTCGGGAGGAGCACGCGAAcggcgcgacggcgcgcgacacaaaagaggaagacggaaccGCTGACAGCAAAGAAAtcaaaaacgaaaagacggaagTGAGAGTGGGGCCGAGCAGCAGCGGGAGGCCCACACACTGCGCTTCGGCTGTCCGGACAGCGGACGAGACCCCAGGTGCTTCTCCgcaggcgccttcgtcttcttcaaaAGAAACTGAGGTGGGGCGAGCTcccgacagagacaggagcgagacagcaagCAGCGGAGCCAGCGAAGGGCCCGCGGACGCCGGCAGGACCCAGGAGCCAGGcaccttcgcttctctctgcagtaGCCCGTCGAATAGGCTGATGTGTCTCCattcgtccttctccgcgATTGCCGCGCAAAAGGCAGGGAGAAGTCTcaaggacgacgcagagggaACCGCTCAACCGCCGCGAGGGCCTTGGCTGGTGCGGCAGCGCGGCTTGCCGTCGTCCGCGCTTCCGCGGTCGCACGGAGCTCCcggcgaaaagaggaaggccgaggaaacagagcCAAGTCCTTCCAGTCCGACCCCCAAAAAGCCCAGATGCGAGGGTGAGAAAGACAGCGCAGAGGACCCGGAGAAGCAAGCGCagccagagaaggcagggaaCACAGCGCATCTCGAGGCCGACACGCCCAAGGAGAAGCCACGGAGTTCTCAGAGTGGGAAGGACGCGGCgtgtggggtgtctccgaGCCAGGCCTCGTCTCCGAGTGTGAAGAGGCTCCGCGGGAAGCGTCGTCGCCTCATTCGCGTCGGCTCGCCAGGGTCGAGCGACGACGACTCTGCCGTTTCCCACGGGGGGGGGTCGACTGTCTCCGTGGCCTCGGAGAGTCCGTCACCCGCCCGCAGGTCcacgcgcgcctcgctcccgGACGTCAAGGGCGCCAAGGCTGGCAAGggtggcgaggagacaggcaaggTTGGCGACAAGCTGCGAGCGTCAGGACCGTCTGTGGCGTcgcgtgcgtcttcgccgcagccgtcgccgtcttcagaGTGTTCCGTTTTGGTTCTCGACTCTGAGACGTCGTCCTcggaggcgagcagcgacgaagaagacgcactgGAGGCGTTGCAGGAGTGCTTCACTGAAAGCGCAGAGATGACGGCGCGCCTCGTCCAGGCGCTGGGCGGGTCGGAGAAGCACGGACAGGCCGACGTCGCCGAGAAGATCGGGCGGGGCCGGTGTCACCCTGAGAAGTCGTTTGCGCTGCCTCCGGACCTGAGCCGGCACACGTCGTCGGTCGTGGAGCGCCTGAAGGAGTATCAGCAGTGCGGCGTTCACTGGCTGATCACTCTCCACGAGGCGAACCGGAACGGCATTCTCGCCGACGAAATGGGTCtggggaagacggcgcagacCTGCGTGTTCCTCAACTACCTCTACCAGAGCGGCATTCTGACCAGTCCGACGATAATCGCCGCTCccgcgtcgcttctcgacAACTGGATGAAGGAGCTGGAAGTCTGGGCTCCGTTCCTCGCTCCGGACCGCGTGATGAAGTACCACGGGAAGCAGacggagcgcagagagatgGCTGTTCAGTTCCTCGACTCTCTCGACTCGGACGACAAATTCCTCGTCATGGTCACCTCAATCAACACCCTCACGTCCAAGTGGGACATCCAGTACCTCCGGCAAATCCGCGAACTCTCCTACCTCGTCGTCGACGAGGCACACTCGctgaaaaacaaagacagcCTCGTGTACAAAAAACTGAACAAAACTCTGAAATGCGACCGCCGGCTCCTCCTCACTGGGTAATCGAAATGGGCCACACGGGGAAGACACGCGACTgcttttgcttcttcagTCGAGCTGTCTCTGAGTCGAGCCGACACAGACGCGGAGGTTCCTGCAGCGCAGAGGGGGGAGGCTTCAGCGAATGtgcgtgttttttttgtttcgAAGCGTTTTTTTTGCTCCCGCCTTAGCCACAAGCGTGTGTGGACACTCTGTCGCCTGCGCTCGGGCCGCGTCTCTTCAGGTCGCCGATTCAAAATCGCACGTCGGAGCTTCGCAAtctcctgctcttcctcATGCCGGCCGTCTTCGATGGGGACTCCCTCGACCTCGCCCTCAAGGCCTTCTACcggcagacgcgccgccAGAAAGCCGCGGAACACCGGAGACAACGGCGGCTAGCTGCAGCCGGCGCTAGCTCCGCTGGCGGGCGGGACGGTGAGGCCGGGAACGTGTCTCCGAAGacggcagaagaagcgcagtCGTCAGAGTCCTCCAGTGGAAATCCTCAAACCAAAATCCTTCCGTCGCCCGCCACGAAcccgtctgcttcctcctgttcttctgcGTCAGTTGAAACAaatggagacgcgaaaccTGTGGACGGAGTCAGTGCCTGGCCAGCCTCGGAGTCCTGCGAGGTGTTGGAGCCTTCTGGGAGaacggaaaacggcgagagcaGCCTGATTGGTGAGCTGCGAAAATCGGGGGAGACGGCACGGAGTTTGCTGGATGTGCTGACTGCGGGGGGTTTTCCGTCCGGCTCGCCACCCGAGTTGAATTCTTTCTTGCTTGAAGGGGCGAACGCGAAGGTtgcggcgaaggaagacgaggcagcggcgtGTCAGCAGGCTGCAGAAGTCGAGTGTCTCCAACGCATTCTATCACCCTTCATTCTCCGCCGTCTGAAGAACGAAgttctcggctgtctccccaagaagaagaacgtcGTGCTCAGATGCGAAATGCAGGGCCGGCAAAAAGAGCTGTA from Neospora caninum Liverpool complete genome, chromosome VIII includes the following:
- a CDS encoding putative SNF2 family helicase, which gives rise to MSARCVDWKRYMYDGGKNAAPVQQVNGLPRIPRARKLADELLGLSEAEPDVRGGEAGVGEKTQSRPSSPRFAKPERRSSRGSDDRRPGNHADRPSGDSASRALSPRSPGGSGVSPPRQHAGRFDKTREREDTERQKRERERGWERDSERKRERERGPSYGERSAGSFSSVISSARSGSASSGFFAGRKAEAGDRREHWGHRAEGSPRAPSSGPNSPTTGDAPGRVVAPSAKGSTGKDVSESKSGETHGDRARESLDIFREEHANGATARDTKEEDGTADSKEIKNEKTEVRVGPSSSGRPTHCASAVRTADETPGASPQAPSSSSKETEVGRAPDRDRSETASSGASEGPADAGRTQEPGTFASLCSSPSNRLMCLHSSFSAIAAQKAGRSLKDDAEGTAQPPRGPWLVRQRGLPSSALPRSHGAPGEKRKAEETEPSPSSPTPKKPRCEGEKDSAEDPEKQAQPEKAGNTAHLEADTPKEKPRSSQSGKDAACGVSPSQASSPSVKRLRGKRRRLIRVGSPGSSDDDSAVSHGGGSTVSVASESPSPARRSTRASLPDVKGAKAGKGGEETGKVGDKLRASGPSVASRASSPQPSPSSECSVLVLDSETSSSEASSDEEDALEALQECFTESAEMTARLVQALGGSEKHGQADVAEKIGRGRCHPEKSFALPPDLSRHTSSVVERLKEYQQCGVHWLITLHEANRNGILADEMGLGKTAQTCVFLNYLYQSGILTSPTIIAAPASLLDNWMKELEVWAPFLAPDRVMKYHGKQTERREMAVQFLDSLDSDDKFLVMVTSINTLTSKWDIQYLRQIRELSYLVVDEAHSLKNKDSLVYKKLNKTLKCDRRLLLTGSPIQNRTSELRNLLLFLMPAVFDGDSLDLALKAFYRQTRRQKAAEHRRQRRLAAAGASSAGGRDGEAGNVSPKTAEEAQSSESSSGNPQTKILPSPATNPSASSCSSASVETNGDAKPVDGVSAWPASESCEVLEPSGRTENGESSLIGELRKSGETARSLLDVLTAGGFPSGSPPELNSFLLEGANAKVAAKEDEAAACQQAAEVECLQRILSPFILRRLKNEVLGCLPKKKNVVLRCEMQGRQKELYIQEIHTWQSELTRSLEKLTSELTGQPPSPSSGVSVEAAGRAASSSSEKPSGQGSLDAAKAGPSLESDEPRSAVKKGNPRGDEYPDASPAQPVACCAGENGDGGAKGCVSQKDQDATDASAQAPNNLANSPADSSPLGNDGERTAGDLEGLSVGKGPKRGAALAAPAKKKFVNSLLARLRRICNHPVLMQGAYTNTQLEEIVHHFWLRVDGFKGNPQEKVDEEIRKWSDYEIHQAIQQQVSQGDSRLAHLLLPKEMVMDSAKIRKMIEIVSEIKKKGEKALIFSQYTTYLDVVEECLTTFCGDIGKCRLDGSTAVEDRQALVDEFSTNPELTLFLLSTKAGGQGLNLTAARTVILMDQDWNPQNDRQAEDRVHRLGQTQDVTIYRLCCRGTVEESILKCCQAKLDLDVAFGGNSELLQAAILQDSLSVLSPDTEDEPNQPKT